One genomic window of Ottowia oryzae includes the following:
- a CDS encoding circularly permuted type 2 ATP-grasp protein, with protein sequence MHPFDEMYEALATHTALPEAYASSAVRSHYRTYATWLAGQSDEQMRARREEAEVIFRRVGITFAVYGAKDEDGSGTERLIPFDLIPRIVPAAEWDHLERGLAQRVTALNRFIHDVYHDQDILRAGIIPAEQVLNNAQYRKVMQGVDVPNNIYSHISGVDVVRAGQADGTGDYFVLEDNLRVPSGVSYMLEDRKMMMRLFPALFARHQVAPVAHYPDLLLETLRDSGPGGSANPTVVVLTPGMYNSAYFEHAFLAQQMGVELVEGQDLFVRDDFVYMRTTRGPQRVDVIYRRVDDDFLDPEVFRSDSSLGCAGLMRAYRAGNVTICNGVGTGVADDKSIYPYVPKMIEFYLGEKPILNNVPTYMCRDPKDLQYVLAHLKELVVKEVHGAGGYGMLVGPAASAAEVEAFRAALLANPSGYIAQPTLSLSSCPTYVDAGIAPRHIDLRPFVLSGKEVQMVPGGLTRVALQQGSLVVNSSQGGGTKDTWVLEA encoded by the coding sequence ATGCACCCATTCGATGAAATGTATGAAGCGCTGGCTACACACACGGCGCTGCCCGAGGCCTACGCTTCTTCCGCGGTGCGATCGCACTACCGCACCTACGCCACCTGGCTGGCCGGGCAGAGCGACGAGCAGATGCGCGCCCGCCGAGAAGAGGCAGAGGTCATCTTTCGCCGCGTGGGCATCACCTTCGCCGTGTACGGCGCCAAGGACGAGGACGGCTCTGGCACCGAACGGCTTATCCCCTTCGACCTGATCCCGCGCATCGTCCCTGCTGCGGAATGGGACCATCTGGAGCGGGGCCTGGCCCAGCGCGTGACGGCGCTCAACCGCTTCATCCACGACGTCTACCACGACCAGGACATCCTGCGTGCCGGCATCATCCCGGCCGAGCAGGTGCTGAACAACGCCCAATACCGCAAGGTGATGCAGGGCGTGGACGTGCCCAACAACATCTATTCGCACATTTCGGGCGTGGACGTGGTGCGCGCCGGCCAGGCCGACGGCACGGGCGACTACTTCGTGCTGGAAGACAACCTGCGCGTGCCCAGCGGCGTCAGCTACATGCTGGAAGACCGCAAGATGATGATGCGGCTGTTCCCAGCCCTGTTTGCCCGCCACCAGGTGGCGCCGGTGGCGCATTACCCCGACTTGCTGCTGGAAACCCTGCGCGACAGCGGGCCCGGTGGCTCGGCCAACCCCACGGTGGTGGTGCTGACCCCCGGCATGTACAACAGCGCCTACTTTGAACACGCCTTCCTGGCCCAGCAAATGGGCGTGGAGCTGGTCGAAGGGCAAGACCTTTTCGTGCGCGACGACTTCGTCTACATGCGCACCACCCGCGGGCCGCAGCGCGTGGACGTCATCTACCGCCGCGTGGACGACGACTTCCTGGACCCGGAAGTGTTCCGCAGCGATTCGTCCCTCGGCTGCGCGGGCCTGATGCGCGCCTACCGCGCCGGCAACGTGACCATCTGCAACGGCGTGGGCACCGGCGTGGCGGACGACAAATCCATCTACCCGTACGTGCCCAAGATGATCGAGTTCTACCTGGGCGAAAAGCCCATCCTGAACAACGTGCCCACCTACATGTGCCGTGATCCGAAGGACTTGCAGTACGTGCTGGCGCACCTCAAAGAGCTGGTCGTCAAGGAAGTGCATGGCGCCGGCGGCTACGGCATGCTGGTCGGCCCGGCCGCCAGCGCCGCCGAGGTCGAGGCCTTCCGCGCCGCGCTGCTGGCCAACCCCAGCGGCTACATCGCGCAGCCCACGCTCAGCCTGTCGAGCTGCCCCACCTACGTGGATGCGGGCATCGCCCCGCGCCACATCGATCTGCGTCCGTTCGTGCTGTCCGGCAAGGAAGTGCAGATGGTGCCCGGCGGGCTGACGCGCGTGGCGCTGCAGCAGGGCTCGCTGGTGGTCAACTCATCGCAAGGTGGTGGCACCAAGGACACCTGGGTTCTGGAAGCTTGA
- a CDS encoding alpha-E domain-containing protein: MLSRTADHLFWMSRYTERAENTARLLNVHYETSLLPQSAAVSEYGWVGILSLSELLPTYTARYGEVTAQGVMNFMVLDEDNPASIMTCLKAARENARAVRGTLTTEVWETLNQTWLEIVRMRRAGEFERDAGEFFEWVKFRSHLSRGVTLGTMLQDESFHFLRLGTFLERADNTARLLDVKFHAVESDFFGTASERDLEYDFYHWAAILRSVSAFEVYRKVYRDVVEPERVAELLILRHDMPRSLHHCISEVVGNLRLVGADPQGPTMRHAGRLRADLRFGDIDEILATGLHAFLTQFLDRVNQLGAHVSKDFLVPET; this comes from the coding sequence ATGCTGAGCCGAACCGCCGATCACCTGTTCTGGATGTCGCGCTACACCGAAAGGGCAGAGAACACCGCACGTTTGCTCAACGTGCACTACGAAACCTCGCTGCTGCCGCAGTCGGCCGCCGTGTCCGAATACGGCTGGGTGGGCATCCTGTCACTCAGCGAACTGCTGCCGACCTACACCGCGCGCTATGGCGAAGTCACCGCCCAGGGCGTCATGAACTTCATGGTGCTGGACGAAGACAACCCAGCCTCCATCATGACCTGCCTGAAAGCGGCGCGTGAGAACGCCCGCGCCGTGCGTGGCACCCTGACCACCGAGGTGTGGGAAACGCTGAACCAGACCTGGCTGGAAATCGTGCGCATGCGCCGCGCGGGCGAGTTCGAGCGCGATGCCGGCGAGTTCTTTGAGTGGGTCAAGTTCCGTTCGCACCTGTCGCGCGGGGTGACGCTGGGCACCATGCTGCAGGACGAATCGTTCCACTTCCTGCGCCTGGGCACCTTCCTGGAGCGGGCCGACAACACCGCGCGCCTGCTGGACGTGAAGTTCCACGCCGTCGAAAGCGACTTCTTCGGCACCGCCAGCGAGCGCGACCTGGAATACGACTTCTACCACTGGGCCGCCATCCTGCGCAGCGTGAGCGCTTTCGAGGTCTACCGCAAGGTGTACCGCGACGTGGTCGAGCCCGAGCGCGTGGCCGAGCTGCTGATCCTGCGGCACGACATGCCGCGCTCGCTGCACCACTGCATCTCGGAAGTGGTGGGCAACCTGCGGCTGGTGGGCGCCGACCCGCAAGGCCCCACCATGCGCCACGCAGGCCGCCTGCGGGCCGACCTGCGCTTTGGCGACATCGACGAAATCCTGGCCACCGGGCTGCACGCTTTCCTGACGCAGTTTTTGGATCGGGTCAACCAGCTGGGCGCGCACGTCAGTAAGGATTTTCTGGTGCCTGAAACGTAA
- the mltB gene encoding lytic murein transglycosylase B, protein MRSLSRRGLSGLALSTLFLIAAGAGPRSASAQNRSKRAGGGARVADDQLYALRDDAMRFADDLAARRGLDPLWVRNAIGQAVFLRNVPRLMLPPARGGAKNWRVYRSRFIDPVRIRAGVDFWQRNQATLARAQSQFGVPPEIIVGIVGVETIYGRNVGNFRVIDALATLTFDFPPQHPRAQARQAFFQDELEQFLTLCQRTGMDPMSPLGSYAGAMGLPQFMPSSWVKYAIDFDGDGRIDLWNSEADVIGSVANYFRAFGWQPGMPTYYPVRLSPDAQMDTLLAPDILPSFSPESFIAKGAMPLNGGASHFGKLALVELQNGDPSVPGNEPQYIAGTDNFYVITRYNWSSYYAMSVIDLGDEVARALGK, encoded by the coding sequence ATGCGCAGTCTGTCCCGGCGCGGCCTCTCCGGCCTGGCCCTATCCACTCTTTTTTTGATAGCTGCCGGCGCTGGTCCACGAAGCGCCAGCGCCCAAAATCGTTCTAAACGCGCAGGGGGCGGCGCCCGCGTGGCAGACGACCAGCTTTACGCGCTGCGCGACGATGCCATGCGCTTTGCCGACGACCTGGCCGCCCGCCGCGGGCTGGACCCGCTGTGGGTGCGCAACGCCATCGGCCAGGCTGTCTTTTTGCGCAACGTGCCGCGACTGATGCTGCCGCCCGCGCGTGGCGGCGCCAAGAACTGGCGCGTGTACCGCAGCCGCTTCATCGACCCAGTGCGCATCCGCGCGGGTGTGGATTTCTGGCAGCGCAACCAGGCCACGCTGGCGCGCGCGCAGTCGCAGTTTGGCGTGCCGCCCGAGATCATTGTCGGCATCGTCGGGGTGGAAACGATTTACGGCCGCAACGTGGGTAACTTCCGCGTGATCGACGCGCTGGCCACGCTGACGTTTGACTTCCCGCCGCAGCACCCGCGTGCGCAAGCGCGGCAGGCTTTCTTTCAGGACGAGCTGGAGCAGTTCCTCACCCTGTGCCAGCGCACCGGCATGGACCCGATGAGCCCGCTGGGCAGCTACGCGGGCGCCATGGGCCTGCCGCAGTTCATGCCTTCCAGCTGGGTCAAGTACGCGATCGACTTCGACGGCGATGGCCGCATTGACCTGTGGAACAGCGAGGCCGACGTGATCGGCTCGGTCGCCAACTATTTCCGCGCTTTCGGCTGGCAACCCGGCATGCCGACGTACTACCCGGTGCGCCTGTCACCCGACGCGCAGATGGACACCCTGCTCGCCCCCGACATCCTGCCTTCGTTCAGCCCGGAAAGCTTCATCGCCAAGGGCGCCATGCCCCTGAACGGCGGCGCCAGCCACTTCGGCAAGCTGGCCTTGGTCGAGCTGCAGAACGGCGACCCCAGCGTGCCCGGCAACGAGCCGCAGTACATCGCCGGCACCGACAACTTCTACGTCATCACCCGCTACAACTGGAGCAGCTACTACGCCATGTCGGTGATCGACCTGGGCGACGAGGTAGCGCGGGCGCTGGGCAAATAG
- a CDS encoding transglutaminaseTgpA domain-containing protein codes for MLNAPANAAAAPRPSWRARLQHLPRDTRDTLFLLVVIGWVILPQVGNLPMWCVALAAGVLLWRGWLALNNKPLPSRWWLAGLLLITMAATWASHRTLLGRDAGVTLVVVLMALKTLELRARRDALVVFFLGFFAMLTNFFYSQSLLTAAAMVIALLGLLTALVNAHRPVGQPSLRESAAMAGKMALAGAPVMLALFVFFPRFAPLWGLPSDALTGKSGLSSRMEVGSMAQLALDERVALRVKFEGAPPPQSQLYFRGPVLSQFDGRNWTANAGGESLGATTFAPGPADLQVRGAPIRYQMTIEPSQQPWLLTLDVAPKSPELPEGRRARMTADMQWLTYRPITDLLRYSAESYADFRYGLKGWDGRARPNLREYLRLPPGLNPRTQALADQLRTQLGDADAMAYVRAALERLRTGGYTYTLEPGVYGQNTADQFWFDTKEGFCEHIASAFVVLMRGAGVPARIVTGFQGGELNGVDGYWTVRNADAHAWAEVWTAERGWVRVDPTGAVSPGRVGQFQRLRAPDGVVAGALGTLSPTLLAQLRATWEAVNNSWNQWVLNYTQSSQFDLMQKLGFSSPSWEDLVKILAGLLVVGAVGGMVWARWERSQQDPWLRLLHTARQRLAQAGIATAPQAPPRELMRAVAESDLPPELRADLAAWLQALERQRYAPAGNGGAAASLATLAREFQQMAWPRPERPAPT; via the coding sequence ATGCTGAACGCCCCCGCCAACGCCGCTGCGGCGCCGCGCCCGTCCTGGCGCGCGCGCCTGCAACACCTGCCGCGCGACACGCGCGACACGCTTTTCCTGCTGGTCGTCATCGGCTGGGTCATCTTGCCGCAGGTGGGCAACCTGCCCATGTGGTGCGTCGCGCTGGCCGCGGGCGTGCTGCTGTGGCGCGGCTGGCTGGCGCTGAACAACAAGCCCCTGCCCTCGCGCTGGTGGCTGGCTGGCCTGCTGCTGATCACCATGGCCGCCACCTGGGCGTCGCACCGCACGCTGCTGGGGCGCGACGCCGGGGTGACGCTGGTGGTGGTGCTGATGGCCCTCAAGACGCTGGAGTTGCGGGCGCGGCGCGACGCGCTGGTGGTCTTCTTCCTGGGCTTCTTCGCGATGCTCACCAACTTCTTCTATTCACAGTCGCTGCTCACCGCAGCGGCGATGGTGATCGCCCTGCTCGGCCTGCTGACGGCGCTGGTCAACGCGCACCGCCCGGTGGGCCAGCCCAGCCTGCGCGAATCGGCCGCCATGGCGGGCAAGATGGCGCTGGCCGGCGCGCCGGTGATGCTGGCGCTGTTCGTCTTCTTCCCCCGCTTCGCGCCGCTGTGGGGCCTGCCCAGCGACGCCTTGACGGGCAAAAGCGGCCTGTCGTCGCGCATGGAAGTGGGCAGCATGGCCCAGCTGGCGCTGGACGAGCGCGTTGCGCTGCGCGTGAAGTTTGAAGGCGCCCCGCCTCCGCAGAGCCAGCTGTACTTCAGGGGCCCGGTGCTCAGTCAGTTTGACGGGCGCAACTGGACGGCCAACGCCGGTGGCGAAAGCCTGGGGGCCACCACATTCGCCCCCGGCCCGGCCGACCTGCAAGTCCGCGGCGCGCCCATCCGTTACCAGATGACGATCGAGCCCAGCCAACAGCCGTGGCTGCTGACGCTGGACGTGGCACCCAAGTCGCCCGAATTGCCCGAGGGCCGCCGCGCCCGCATGACGGCCGACATGCAGTGGCTGACCTATCGCCCCATCACCGACCTGCTGCGCTACAGCGCCGAAAGCTACGCGGACTTCCGCTATGGCCTGAAGGGCTGGGATGGCCGCGCGCGCCCCAATCTGCGCGAATACCTGCGCCTGCCGCCGGGGCTGAACCCGCGCACGCAAGCCTTGGCGGACCAACTGCGCACCCAACTGGGCGACGCCGACGCTATGGCCTACGTGCGCGCCGCCTTGGAGCGCCTGCGCACCGGCGGCTACACCTACACGCTGGAGCCGGGCGTTTACGGACAAAACACGGCCGATCAGTTCTGGTTCGACACCAAAGAGGGTTTTTGCGAACACATCGCCTCCGCCTTCGTGGTGCTGATGCGCGGCGCCGGCGTGCCCGCCCGCATCGTCACGGGCTTTCAGGGCGGCGAGCTGAATGGCGTGGACGGCTACTGGACGGTGCGCAACGCCGACGCGCACGCCTGGGCAGAGGTCTGGACGGCCGAGCGCGGCTGGGTACGCGTGGACCCAACCGGCGCTGTGTCGCCTGGGCGCGTGGGCCAGTTCCAGCGCCTGCGCGCGCCCGACGGCGTGGTGGCCGGTGCGCTGGGCACGCTCAGCCCGACCTTGCTGGCGCAGCTGCGCGCCACTTGGGAAGCCGTGAACAACAGCTGGAACCAGTGGGTGCTGAACTACACCCAAAGCAGCCAATTCGACCTGATGCAGAAGCTGGGCTTCTCCAGCCCCAGCTGGGAAGACCTGGTCAAGATCCTGGCCGGGCTGCTGGTCGTTGGGGCCGTAGGCGGCATGGTGTGGGCGCGCTGGGAGCGCAGCCAGCAAGACCCGTGGCTGCGTTTGCTGCACACGGCGCGCCAGCGGCTGGCGCAGGCCGGCATCGCGACCGCGCCCCAGGCGCCGCCGCGCGAGCTGATGCGCGCCGTGGCCGAAAGCGATTTGCCACCCGAGTTGCGCGCTGACTTGGCCGCCTGGCTGCAGGCGCTGGAACGCCAGCGCTATGCGCCCGCCGGCAACGGCGGCGCGGCGGCCAGCCTCGCTACACTTGCCCGCGAATTCCAGCAAATGGCCTGGCCGCGCCCCGAACGGCCGGCGCCCACCTGA
- a CDS encoding DUF58 domain-containing protein codes for MPSAQASPAPAAISSVATDLPWWALRARARQRVRAWWHNRLPLRDTQALTQRNVYIMPTRAGWMLAATLLVLLIASINYQLNLGYLLTFLLAGCAAAGMVVSHNTLRGLTLQLQPPQPLFAGGLATVDVKLINARKTPRYAIGVALLDHDAWSWADVPAGGQSTVQVSFQPARRGLHPVPTLRAETRFPLGTFRVWTVWRPAAQVLVYPKPEPTPPLLPPGEPRAGAGVAGNARSTGEFDGVRAYQRGDPMKLVVWKKFAKSGELVSRDTQHMQRQELWLDFARAGLLDVEARLSRLTAWVLAADALDLDFGLRLPGVEIEPASGPAHRLRCLEVLATC; via the coding sequence ATGCCCTCAGCGCAAGCCAGTCCAGCGCCAGCAGCTATCTCTTCAGTAGCAACCGACTTGCCTTGGTGGGCCCTGCGCGCCCGTGCGCGCCAACGGGTGCGCGCCTGGTGGCACAACCGACTGCCGCTGCGCGACACGCAGGCGCTGACGCAGCGCAACGTCTACATCATGCCCACGCGGGCCGGCTGGATGCTGGCCGCCACGCTGCTGGTGCTGCTGATTGCGTCGATCAACTACCAGCTGAACCTGGGTTACCTGCTCACCTTTCTGCTGGCCGGGTGCGCGGCGGCGGGCATGGTGGTCAGCCACAACACGCTGCGCGGGCTGACCTTGCAGCTGCAGCCGCCGCAGCCGCTGTTTGCCGGCGGGCTGGCCACGGTGGATGTGAAGCTGATCAACGCCCGCAAGACGCCCCGCTACGCCATCGGCGTGGCGCTGCTCGACCACGACGCCTGGTCCTGGGCCGACGTGCCAGCGGGCGGGCAAAGCACGGTGCAAGTCAGTTTTCAGCCCGCGCGGCGCGGACTGCACCCGGTGCCCACGCTGCGCGCGGAAACGCGCTTTCCGCTGGGCACCTTTCGCGTGTGGACGGTGTGGCGCCCTGCAGCGCAGGTGCTCGTATACCCCAAGCCCGAGCCCACCCCGCCCCTGCTGCCGCCCGGCGAGCCGCGTGCGGGCGCCGGCGTGGCGGGCAATGCGCGCAGCACGGGCGAATTCGACGGCGTGCGCGCCTACCAGCGCGGCGACCCGATGAAGCTGGTGGTGTGGAAGAAGTTTGCCAAGTCGGGCGAACTGGTCTCACGCGACACGCAGCACATGCAGCGGCAAGAGCTGTGGCTGGATTTCGCCCGCGCCGGCTTGCTGGACGTGGAAGCGCGCCTGTCGCGCCTCACCGCCTGGGTGCTGGCCGCCGACGCGCTGGACCTGGACTTCGGCCTGCGCCTGCCGGGCGTTGAGATCGAGCCCGCCAGCGGCCCCGCCCACCGCCTGCGCTGCCTGGAGGTGCTGGCCACATGCTGA
- a CDS encoding AAA family ATPase — protein sequence MDVTQKIKAVLDQLNTVMVGKSAQVQDGVACLLAGGHLLIEDVPGVGKTTLAHALARTFGLQFSRVQFTADLMPSDLSGVSVYDRGQERFVFHPGPVFAQVLLADEINRASPKTQSALLEAMEEKQVTVEGETRPLPWPFFVIATQNPHDQLGTYALPESQLDRFLMRISLGYPDRAAERELLSGHGRRDMLETLPAMLSVQDLTALQHAVGQVHVAPPLLDYVQDLISATRSGRWFLQGLSPRAGIALMRAARAQALIAGRDYVAPDDVQAILPQCVAHRMVPVSDAGRGAVEQVRAMIDAVPLP from the coding sequence ATGGACGTGACACAGAAAATCAAGGCCGTTTTAGATCAGCTTAACACGGTGATGGTGGGCAAATCGGCCCAGGTACAAGACGGCGTGGCCTGCCTTTTGGCGGGCGGCCATTTGTTGATCGAGGACGTGCCCGGCGTGGGCAAAACCACCTTGGCGCACGCGCTGGCGCGCACCTTCGGGCTGCAGTTTTCGCGGGTGCAGTTCACCGCCGACCTGATGCCCAGCGACTTGTCCGGCGTGTCGGTGTACGACCGCGGGCAAGAGCGCTTTGTCTTTCACCCCGGCCCGGTGTTTGCGCAAGTGCTGCTGGCCGACGAGATCAACCGCGCCAGCCCCAAGACGCAAAGCGCGCTGCTGGAGGCCATGGAAGAAAAGCAGGTGACCGTGGAAGGCGAAACGCGCCCACTGCCCTGGCCGTTCTTCGTGATCGCCACGCAAAACCCGCATGACCAGCTGGGCACCTACGCCCTGCCCGAATCGCAGCTGGACCGCTTTCTGATGCGCATCAGCCTGGGCTACCCCGACCGCGCGGCCGAGCGCGAGCTGCTCAGCGGCCACGGCCGCCGCGACATGCTGGAAACCCTGCCCGCCATGCTGTCGGTGCAGGACCTCACCGCGCTGCAGCATGCCGTGGGCCAGGTGCACGTGGCGCCGCCGCTCTTGGACTATGTGCAGGATTTGATCTCTGCCACGCGCTCGGGCCGTTGGTTTTTGCAAGGCCTGTCGCCGCGCGCCGGTATCGCGCTGATGCGCGCCGCGCGCGCGCAGGCCCTGATCGCGGGGCGCGACTACGTGGCGCCGGACGACGTGCAGGCCATCTTGCCGCAGTGCGTGGCGCACCGCATGGTGCCCGTCAGCGACGCTGGCCGGGGCGCGGTGGAACAGGTGCGCGCCATGATCGACGCCGTGCCCCTGCCCTGA
- a CDS encoding histone deacetylase family protein has product MGKTGFFTHPDCRKHEMGAGHPECPERLDAIEDRLLITGVGDALERREATPAAMGELLLAHGRRHVAALRGLSDILAEEIAAGGPDHYSLDTDTSMNRFTYRAALLSAGAAIDAVDAVMAGELENAFCSTRPPGHHATRNQAMGFCFFSNVAVAAKYACERYGLKRVAIVDFDVHHGNGTEDIVAGDERILMVSFFQHPFYPEGGSTHTDANLVNCPVPAYTKGMDIRELIETMWIPRLEAHQPELILVSAGFDAHREDDMGQLGLNEQDYAWMTLRVKDIARRFAKGRIVSCLEGGYNLSALARSVEAHVRVLADV; this is encoded by the coding sequence GTGGGGAAAACCGGGTTTTTCACACATCCCGATTGCCGCAAGCACGAGATGGGCGCGGGGCACCCCGAATGCCCGGAGCGGCTGGACGCGATTGAAGACAGGCTGCTCATCACCGGCGTGGGCGATGCGCTGGAGCGGCGCGAAGCCACCCCCGCCGCCATGGGCGAGCTGCTGCTGGCCCACGGGCGCCGCCACGTGGCCGCGCTGCGCGGCTTGAGCGACATACTGGCCGAGGAAATCGCTGCGGGCGGGCCAGACCATTATTCGCTGGACACCGACACCTCCATGAACCGATTTACCTACCGGGCGGCGCTGCTGTCGGCAGGGGCGGCGATTGACGCGGTGGACGCGGTGATGGCCGGCGAGCTGGAAAATGCCTTCTGCAGCACCCGCCCGCCCGGCCACCACGCCACGCGCAATCAGGCGATGGGTTTCTGTTTTTTCAGCAACGTGGCCGTGGCCGCCAAATACGCGTGCGAGCGCTACGGGCTCAAGCGCGTGGCCATCGTCGACTTTGACGTGCACCACGGCAACGGCACCGAAGACATCGTCGCCGGGGACGAGCGCATCCTGATGGTCAGCTTTTTCCAGCACCCGTTCTACCCGGAAGGGGGCTCCACCCACACCGACGCCAACCTGGTCAACTGCCCGGTACCCGCCTACACCAAGGGCATGGACATCCGCGAACTGATCGAAACAATGTGGATTCCCCGCCTGGAGGCGCACCAGCCTGAGCTGATCCTGGTCAGCGCGGGCTTTGACGCGCATCGCGAGGACGACATGGGCCAGCTGGGCCTGAACGAGCAGGACTACGCCTGGATGACCCTGCGCGTGAAGGACATCGCCCGGCGCTTTGCCAAGGGCCGCATCGTCAGCTGCCTGGAGGGCGGCTACAACCTGAGCGCGCTGGCCCGCAGCGTGGAAGCGCACGTGCGGGTGCTGGCCGATGTCTGA